From the genome of Oncorhynchus masou masou isolate Uvic2021 chromosome 15, UVic_Omas_1.1, whole genome shotgun sequence:
TCAGACAAGTCTCCATAAAACTCCAGCCCTTTGTTTCTGAGAGCAGTCTGGAGGCCATGTCCATGACTCACGACTCACCATCTCTGCCCATCTCAGACTCTGACTTGAAGTTCTTGTGCTCTCACTCAGTGTTTGCTGTGGCAACTGCCTGCCAAGCAATTCAAAATGAGCTTGAGATTGAGATGAGTCTCAACCCAGCCACAGAGGCCGGCTCCCAGGGTAACCTTGCTGCCAGAGACCTGGTATCTTCTCTGTCACAGAGTCTTGAGGACATGGATGTTTCTCACATCATTCAGGGCCTTAAGGAGGAAGATGTGACATTTGCTAATCTGAACAAAACCCCTTCAAGCGACACTAATAGATTAGAGGAAATCTTATCTTCCCATATTTCCCCTGAAAGTATTGCAGCGGCATCGGTTGATCTTTTTGATGGCGTATTAGGTGACTTGCATGAGGCATTTGAGGCAAATAAGGTCTCAGCAGCCACAAAATCTGGTCGCAAAAAGTTCTGGGTGGAAGTACATTCAAGTTCACGAAACCTGTACACCAATGTGCTGGACAAACTAAATAAGTGGTTCAGTTTACACCATCTCACTGAGGAAAAAGACGTCCCTCTGAATACCAAGCTCTCTGCAACTGGACCACTCCCAACTGAGGCCTGTTTGGAGGTATCTCCTGTGCAAAAGACCAGCATTAACAGCTCAGGTATGTCCTTCAGGTCTCTGAGTGATATCCCAGACAACCAGCCAACCCTCAACACATGCACTAAAGAGGTCATCAAAAAGGTGGCCTCAGTTCTGAAGGTTGAGGCTTCTAAGGAAGACTGTTCTTCTTCCGTTGGAGGGAGGACATTAAATGTGTTCTTGGAGTTCAGCCAGAAGTTGGATGCTCTCATCTCAAAGTTGGAAGACCTCCCCATTTCAGGTGAGATTTCCTCGCTCACACAGCCAAAAAGTGCAGTCAGCAGCAGCAGAACCTCTAATATTTCCATCCGGAGTATTCTAAGTGTGGAGTTCCACACAAAGGCTAACCAAATCGTGAGTGAGGCCATCTTTGGAGCTGCAATTGTTTTCATTGAACGCAAGGCCAACCATTTGGAGCTACTGAATATGCCTGCTACCTATTCACAACACCTTTTTGCAGCAGCCTCGGACATTGTGAACATTATTGTGgaagacctagagagagagaccatggatACAGAGTCCCACCTCATACCTAAAATAGTTTTTGATGAGTTCCTGGATGTGGCTCACAACATCTACTACCGAGTGAGGGATAGGCTGAAGGTCTTCTTCTCCATGTCCCCAGTGCCAGCCTCCAAAACCAAAGATGTGGTGGATTCCATGCCTGTGGAGAAACATGGATACTTTGAGGCCTCTGACACTGCTCATGACCCGGAGCGACCTCAATCTGTCAGGAGTGAGAAGATGTTGACAAAAGACAGTTTAGCCAAGATGGAAAGGTCTAAATCCCTTGCGTCTCAGGGTGACACGTCAACAGAAAATCAAGACTTTGACACCTTCACATTGACACCCACCAAGAGCATGTCAGTGTTGAGTGATCACAGTTTGAAAGGAGATTTTTCTCTCTTGAGTGAAAGTTGCCAACCACTTTTAGCTCTCCAAGACTCAACAGTGCCAGTCACTAAGCAGAGTTTCACCAAATCTGCTAAGAACACCCTCAGCCAGATCCTACATGTGATCAAGTGCAGAGTGGTTGCCTCGAATAATTCATCTGTTGGAAAGAAGACAACTGACATGTTGGACTCTCTTCTTGAGAGCCTTGACCAGTTGACTGCAGATGATATAAAGGGGACAGCGTCCCACAGCTTGATCACAATAGTGCCAGAATCACTGTCTAAGCAATCCTTGACAAAAAACTTGTCAACTCATGAGAGGAACCAGGATTCTTCCCCTGCAAAGCTTGTATGTCAACCATCATGTCTGATACCAACATCCATATCTGACACCAACATTATATTGCAAACTATAATGGAAACGCTGGTGACGGACGAATCAAGGAAGACTTCAGCAGAGGAAAACCTTGAGAGGCTCGTCTCCATTGAAACCATTCAAGGTCTGTCAGACGACCTCATCACAAAGGTCCATGGTCTCATTCAGGAGATCACAATAAGCCGGCAACTTCAATCAATGGCTGGTCACAGGAGCTTCTCTGAACCGGCATTGCCAAAGCCAGCCCTGAAAAAGCTGTCAAGGAATGATGCTTCTGAGCTCGCCTACAGCTTTGCCGAAAATTCTGTTAGGACTCTCCTGGGGCAGTGTTTAAATGTGTCGCCCTTTTCCACCGGAGTAAGGCAGACGATGGATCAGGTCACTAAGATAATGACCAACACAGTGATGGACACCCTGACTGATGTGTCCAAGCCCACAGTGAAGTCAGAGGATGGTAAGTTAAATTGCCATTTTAACTCTGTAGAGGAATCTTTTGTAACGTGCTCAATAGATTTTTTTCTTATGATGTAAAGTTTACTGACTTCAACTGTGCCTACTGTATCGTCTCTACTTCTCCTAGAATTAGTTTCCAGGTTAGTCCTACCAGATGAATTCCCCACCAGGAGCCTTAACCCAGCCGACGGCAATGCTGAGGTGACGCCTCGCTCTGCTGGAGGTGAAAAGAATAGCAAGAGGTGGCGTTTCCTTTTCAAAATGCCTAACATCCCGAAGATCAGGATCGAGGTAGGGAGCTTTGTGTTTTGGAATTGCTTCTAAGTTAGGGCTGCGATTTAATTATCCCACAGCCAGTGGGCTTATGAGATATTGTGAGGGCTCTAATGTCAGGATATATTTTGTCAACAGGTGTTCAAGAGAAAAGGACAAGCCAAGAAGCACCCTGAACTGGAAGCGTTGCCGATAAAACGTTTCAGTGATATGTCACTGAGTGAGTAATAAGCATTGATTATGTCATTTTAATTCATCACCAGTTTGTAACGACCTTGGCAAGAGTGAACAatgatacagtaccagtcaaacgtttggacacacctactcattcaagggtttttctccagtttttacttttttctacataGTACAATAACACATGtagaatcatgttgtaaccaaaaaagtgttaaacaaatcagactatatgtatatttgagattcttcaaagtagccttgatgacagcattgcccACTTTTGTTTCCAGAGGTTCCTTCCGCTTCCCCGCCTATGGAGGACCTGATACCTGCACCTACTGCACAGGATCCCCAGTCCCGTAAATGCCCCTTCGTGGTTAGGGTGTTTCGGGCCCTCTCTCGAGCCATCACCAGCCTCTGCAGAGGTGCTTCAGGGAAGAAGCACTAGATAAGTGCCTGATTTTAATAAACATTACTGCATTTATTTTTGTGTCTACAGCAGTCGTATGTGCAAAATAACAAGATTAGTACTTGTTATTAGTACTTTATAGTGGTAGACTTTTTATGGTCATTGATTGTGGAATACTGATAAAGACAAAATATTGCTTCTTATAGGGATACCTTACCTTCAGTGGGGCATGCCCATATTCCAAATGTCAAATAGGGAATCCCCAGCTACCCACCTCTAAGACTCCTGAGACGCACTGATAATTCTCCCAGTATCCCACTCATCCCACTCCTAGCTTATTGTCTGTGGCTGGTTTAACAACAGTACTTCATCATTCGATTTTACATCTGGATCGCTTAGAATTAACAAGGTGAGGCCTCATACATTTGATGCACACGATGACTGTAGTAGGTGTGGGGGAGCACATGGGCCAAGACTGAGTGACGAAACTATAAGCCTTCCTCATGGGAATTCCTCGAACAGTGTGGCTTTTCCGAAGGGTATACAGCACATCCCACCATCATTTACATGGGTCACTCTCAACACCAAAGCTTCACCCTTCACATGTCTTTCGCCATCATGGAATTTCACTCAATGTTTTACCCCTGTTGATCATATCTTTGGCCTGCATGTTTGAGTGGAACATCAGACAGATTATTTGTTTGTGTGTAATATAGGACATCAAAGGCTTTGCTCACGGTATTTTAGTCTTAATAGGGAAAAGAGTGTAAAATATGTCAACAATAAGGATGTAGACTTCAAACCAGGTAACTGGAATCAAATTGCAAGCCATTTCTTACATTCTTAGAATTGTCTATATTTAGAACTCACATTGACATTAGCATTTTGACAGATGACATTGACTGATGAGTTCAGAGGGCACTGAAAGCTGTTCGACGGAGGGCTCTGCTCGGGATTCTAATAATGTAATATTGTCCACACGACCCTGAGCCCACAGCACTTTGATGGAGAACATTGTTGAATCATGAATATGCCTCCCTCTGACGGTAACACAGGCATCCGCCCCCTAACCCTGCACATACCATCTGGGACCTACCCTCATATTCTATTCAGCAGTAGTCAACAGCTTATATTGGTGCTGCTTCATCATCTGTGAAGACAGGGTAAATGACTGACACACGCCTCccaacaaacacacatgcagacacgtACACCCCCCTGGACAGTGATTCACTATTAATAATATTCTCAGCGTGAGGCAAAGTACATGATTATTCCCATCTCCCTAACAAATGGAAGGGATAAAAGGAAAAACAGCATCGCCCCATGAGGTCAATCAGCCAATGGTCCAGGATGAAGAGAAGAGTAATGGTGCTGTGAGGTATACAGTGACGGTCTGTGGATGATGTGTCTCATACATTATGGATGAAACCTTATGTTTTCCATCACTGTCAGATGTGCTTTGCTGCTGTCATCTGCCAGCGATTTAGTTCCAAAACTGCCCTATTTAGAATTCTACATTCGAGGGCCACCGTCAAAATGCCACTTATGAGTACAAAATGTATTGTACAAAATGTACAAAATGCCAATTATGAGTCACCCGTATTGCTCATCGGTGTTAGTAATTAGTTACTTGCACCAGTTCCCAGGGCAAGAGCAAGTGGTTTGGAAACGGATGAACTcaccctactgtgtgtgtgtgtgtgtgtgtgtgtgtgtgtgtgtgtgtgtgtgtgatcacacAGGATCtaacccctcccttccccctcatcTCATTTCCAAAAGAAAATGTAatctcacacagatacacaacccCCTGTGAAGATCATCCAACCTCCATTAACCAATCAGACACAACCGTGGAGGAACAATCTGCAGCTAATTCAGTGGGCGGGAAAGGAACCCTACGGGGAGGGGCTACTCTGTCTCCCCActtcccccccccctcacacccATGTTTTATAATCAGGTGGTATTTCACTGGGCACTGTCAATGGTTAAAAAACTGACTTCAAAAATCATTCTTCACATCCGTGGCATTGTCAGTTTAGTGGTAAGGTCAACCCTTTGAAAAGGAAGATTGTCTTTAAGGACAGTGGGCTGTATAATTTTATGGATGTTTGTCTGGGGGAGGCGAGAGTGTGAGTTTTTGTGGCACATCACTCGAACAAAGACACATGGACAACAGCACGAGAGTGATGTCAGCTGCCTTCACCAGGTCCTGATTAAGAAAAGCTTCATCGGGGTATTGGCTCCTATGGCCACCATGGGAATCAGTTAGATCCTAAAGATGTCCTTTCAATGCCCTGAGCTGGTCAATAAGCCCAACACAGACAGCTAAATAGAGTCTGATGACACATGTTGTTCTGCAGGACTGAGGTCATCTACATGAGATCATTTAGCATCTAGTTATTGGGCAGAAAGGGAGCagctggggtgggggggggggctgggtgtTATTATTGGTACTTACAAAATTGTCTTACTGGTCATACTACTGACAAATGTTGACGTCATAAAATTGGCAGAGTGTACAGTAGTGTGTGCAGAAGTCATTTTTATTTATTGGATGTGACTGTTTCCATTTTGTAGTGATAACTACGATTTCTTCTGCGTTATACCTAAAATGTATGTCTGTGTAGCTATGACATATGTTTTCCAGTAGTCAGTCCTTTACTGTAGTAGTCAGTCCTTTACTGTAGCAGGGAGTCCTTTACTGTAGCAGTGAGTCCTTTACTGTAGCAGTGAGTCCTTTACTGTAGCAGTCAGTCCTTTACTGTAGCAGTGAGTCCTTTACTGTAGTAGTCAGTCCTTTACTGTAGTAGTCAGTCCTTTACAGCCTGTTTTATTTTGAAGAACCACCTGCCTCCTcagtcctgtatctctcctcctcaaccCCAGGGGGCGATCACGGTCAGGTGCAGAACAGGTCAGGCCATGTTCTCTGTCTTTAAGCCTCTCATGGCTCCTGCTCCTGTCCATGGCTCAGTACATTTGGTAGCTTCCTGGGCATGGCTCTCATTGCGTAACTGATAAATGAACTTTGTCTGGAGGAAAAGTAGCTGAAAAGTTGTCTAAAGTTTTTCGTAGCCAGCTGGCATCATGCTGATCAAGGAGGAGTGTGCAATGTAAACCCACTTTCATCCCCCCATTACGCCTG
Proteins encoded in this window:
- the LOC135554976 gene encoding uncharacterized protein LOC135554976 → MSPVPASKTKDVVDSMPVEKHGYFEASDTAHDPERPQSVRSEKMLTKDSLAKMERSKSLASQGDTSTENQDFDTFTLTPTKSMSVLSDHSLKGDFSLLSESCQPLLALQDSTVPVTKQSFTKSAKNTLSQILHVIKCRVVASNNSSVGKKTTDMLDSLLESLDQLTADDIKGTASHSLITIVPESLSKQSLTKNLSTHERNQDSSPAKLVCQPSCLIPTSISDTNIILQTIMETLVTDESRKTSAEENLERLVSIETIQGLSDDLITKVHGLIQEITISRQLQSMAGHRSFSEPALPKPALKKLSRNDASELAYSFAENSVRTLLGQCLNVSPFSTGVRQTMDQVTKIMTNTVMDTLTDVSKPTVKSEDELVSRLVLPDEFPTRSLNPADGNAEVTPRSAGGEKNSKRWRFLFKMPNIPKIRIEVFKRKGQAKKHPELEALPIKRFSDMSLKVPSASPPMEDLIPAPTAQDPQSRKCPFVVRVFRALSRAITSLCRGASGKKH